The Anopheles merus strain MAF chromosome 2L, AmerM5.1, whole genome shotgun sequence genome has a segment encoding these proteins:
- the LOC121592213 gene encoding uncharacterized protein LOC121592213, producing the protein MIGRKMRKMCRWKETEITSFLTTYTKRTKNLPRSTVHMILGLLRRKLKLCLPADARTLLKTSTKVGMEIQPILGGQFWYQGIETVIREHFEEIIPHVDLFYLQVFIDGLPLYKSSARQLWPILFKVEELPDAPVMLDGVFCGFTKPDHVEGFLRPLVEEVNKLQSSGLRFGDKTVGVKLHMFIADLPARCFAKAPVTEPYPQTMHPSVSDIVSQNLTPPEETPNEKKARLQRKRQALYRAKKRLPSAAPTLAAVQDDQQAVPSTLAGSSLSAASAILQQQQRRNTDDELLNEIAGR; encoded by the exons ATGATTGGCAGGAAGATGAGGAAGATGTGTAGATGGAAAGAGACAGAAATTACCAGTTTTTTGACAACATAtacgaaacgaacgaaaaatcTGCCCCGATCTACGGTCCACATGATTCTGGGTCTGTTGCGAAGAAAGCTGAAGCTCTGCCTTCCTGCTGACGCTCGAACCCTCTTAAAAACGTCCACCAAGGTCGGGATGGAAATCCAACCAATCTTGGGTGGGCAGTTTTGGTATCAGGGAATAGAGACCGTGATAAGAGAACATTTTGA GGAGATTATCCCGCATGTTgatcttttttatttgcaggTTTTCATCGATGGATTACCCCTTTACAAGAGTTCGGCAAGGCAGTTATGGCCGATTCTATTTAAGGTAGAGGAACTACCAGATGCACCGGTGATGCTTGACGGTGTATTTTGTGGATTCACAAAACCGGATCACGTGGAAGGATTTTTGCGGCCTCTCGTTGAAGAAGTAAACAAGCTTCAATCAAGCGGCTTGCGGTTCGGAGACAAGACGGTGGGCGTCAAACTTCACATGTTTATCGCTGATTTACCCGCCCGCTGCTTTGCCAAAG CCCCAGTTACAGAACCCTATCCACAAACCATGCATCCCTCCGTAAGTGATATCGTCTCACAGAATCTCACTCCACCGGAAGAAACTCCGAACGAAAAGAAAGCAAGGCTCCAAAGGAAGCGACAGGCGTTGTACAGGGCCAAGAAGCGCCTCCCGAGTGCAGCTCCTACGCTGGCAGCTGTACAGGACGACCAACAGGCTGTACCTTCAACTTTGGCCGGGTCATCCTTATCAGCAGCTTCTGCAAtcctgcaacaacaacaacgaaggAATACGGACGACGAATTGCTCAATGAAATCGCTGGACGATAA